The genomic stretch TTGAAGCCTTCAATAACGGCTACCAATTCCAGGATTATCCGGTGGCAGCTTGCTATGTCGTTGGGTAGTTCCATTGAAACACAAAAATAAACTATTTTTCAATGCCCGATAACAATTTTGGAATCAGGCTAACCAGTTACTATTTTTCTTAGAAAACGTTGTGGACAAATGAACTGGGTTCAAAGCCAAGTAAAGAAACCCTTGTTCTGTCCCTCTTTTTTCAACTTGTTTACTTTATTAATTGCGCATTATGGCACGAAATTAGCAAAAAGACGCATCATGGAAAACCAAACATTCGACTTATGAAAAAGATTAATATACATACCCACTGGTGGCCACTGCTCTTCTTCGCTCTCCTATTATCTGGATGTGATAAGTCCTTGACCGAACCATCCGACGCCCATGCCAGCATTGCTGCTCATGAACATGGCGGCGAGGTAGCACGCGAATGGTTCAAGTTATTGTGTCGAGTGGTCAAAACCACCGATGGGTATTATCCACCTATGGCTGCCCGTGCTTTTGGATATATGGGCGTGGCTTTATACCAAACAGTACAGCCTGGAATGGCAGAATCGGCTTCCTTGGCAGGGCAACTCAACCAATTAAGTGCCGATAAACTGCCCAAAACGGATCCTACAAAGTCTTACAATTGGGGTATTGCCGCCAATGCCGCGATGGCACAAACCATGCGTAATTTCTTTGTTAACCTTAGGCCAAAAGACCGGAATTCATTGGATTCTTTAGAGTCTTACATGAACAAAGTATTGACAACCAACGAAAAAACTGAAACGGCTGCCCTTTCTGTACAGTATGGCAAAGAAATGGCCAATGCCATTTTTGAATGGTCGAAGAGTGATGGCGGACACGAAGGGTACCTCCGACCGCATGATGGCCTCGTTCCCAGTTCTGCGGCCTCTGCTTGGCAAGAAACGGGTTCAGGGCAAGGCGTCGGACCCAAGTGGGGAAACAATCGGCTCATGATTGCAACCAATAGTTCGGCCCAGATTCCCGCGCCACATCCGTTTTCTACAGATCCGAACTCCACGTTTTATAAGGAAGCCCTTGAAGTTTATACCCAGTCTCAGATCAATACAGAAGATCAAAAAGAGATTGCACGCTTTTGGGCAGACGACCCCTTTCTTACTTGTACGCCTACTGGACACACCTTTAGTATTTTGACACAACTTTTAGATGAAGACCGCGCCAGTTTGGCACGTTCCGCTTTGGCTTATGCCAAGATGGGCATAGCAGAAAACGATGCTTTTATTCGTTGTTGGTGGGTGAAATACGAGTATTTCTTGATCCGTCCCGTAACCTATATTAAGCGGTATATTGATCCAAACTGGAACACCCTTATAGAAACGCCGCCGTTTCCGGCATATGTTTCGGGGCATTCATCCGAGATTGGCGCCGCCTCCAAGGTCTTTACCTCTATTTTCGGGGCCAATCGGTCGTTCTCTGACCGAACACAGGTTTATTTCGGATTTTCAAGAACCATCCGCTTTTTCAACAATTTTGAGCAAGTGGCACAAGAATCCGCTTTTTCACGCCTATACGGAGGACTTCATTACCGGATGGATATTGAACGTGGCCTTGATCTGGGCTATCAAATTGGTGACCAAGTAAATCGGCTAAATTTTGGAAGACCAATATTGTAAGATATTGATCATAAATAACTTACAGCAATTTTAAATATTGATCTTCGCGCATAGACATGAGTTTCCGCGCCTCCTCGGTGGCGTCGTCATAGCCCATGAGGTGTAGCAGCCCATGCACAATATAACGGAGTGCTTCTTGTTCAAATACCGTATGGTATTCTGGTGCCACTTCTAAGGCAGTGTCTAAATCTACATAGATCTCGCCTTCAACCTGCCTGTGTGTGCGAATGTGGTGACCGGATTGCAGTGGAAAGGAAAGTACATCGGTTTCATAATCGTGGCCTAAATATTCGCGGTTCATGGCGTGAATGGCCTCGTGGTCCGATAAGACAATGCCCAGATAAGTTAAGGTAAAACCCTCGCCATCCAATACCAGATATACGAGGGTTTTAATTTTTTCCAGATCCAATTGCAGGCTAGCGTGTTCGTTTTCGATCGCAAGTGGTGCTTCGTATGGGGTCATATCTGGACTAACTAAGGTCGTTAAACAAGTCTTCCGTCATAGACAGGGCAACACTGCTCATCATCACTTCGGGCGGGAGTTGCGTAAAGTCTGCATTTAACAAGGCATCTTCTACGTTGGCATAGAGCGAACATCCTGCGCCTTTTTCAACGACCAATCCATTGGTGGCACCGTTACGACGAGCAAAGAAAATGACTTCACCCAATTCCTCACTGGCAATAAACCCGGTGCATCCCTGAAGCTGCAAAAAAGCATTCGAGGCAAAAACGGTGACCAATGAAAGGCTTTCCGCATGTGGGATCGCCACTTCTGGCTGAATTTCCAGCGCCAGTTTGCGTCCAGACGCGGGGTCTGAAAGCTCGTACCGAACCATCTGGCCTTCTTCCTTCGGCATGACACCGAGTGTTTGGCCAATATTGTTAAAATCAGAAGTTGAAAAAGTAAATGACATATCGGACATTTTTTATTTTGAGCGTCAAAAATAGTATCATCGCTGAAGAAATACAACCATGAAATGGGCTTCTCCATAACTTCCGGAACCACATGCAACGATATTTTTGCTGATGTCATCCAAAACAGACCGCTTCCGAGTGGCTTTGGTCTGAATTTTGCCTATAGCTTCTGGTAGAAAGGAAGCCCCCAGTCCCTCTGCTTACGACACGATCCCGTTTGGGATTCATCAAGGTACGGAAGTGGTCATTTTTCTTCGGTGTCAAGTAGGTTTTTTATAACACAGCAACCATTAGTTAACGATGAAACAGGTTCGATCCATTTTCCTTAGTCTGCTCATGTTGGGCGTATTGGTCATCATGCCGGGATGTGATACCCCCGCCGTAGTTGATGTTGCACCCGTTGGTGATATGATCTCCCCGAAAACCGGAAATGTTGTGGGCAGGATGGTTCGGGTATGGGTTCAAGCCCAAGCCATAAACACCGATGCTTTGGTCGAGAAAGTTTTGGTCTCCGTAAACGGTGTAGAAATAGGTGAAGCCAGCCGCTTAACAGCAGGCCCCAAGCCCATTTTTGAATATATCTGGGACTCGACCGGACGACCAGACGGATCCTATCAACTTCAGGCAGCCATTACGGACTCGGAAGGCGCGAGAACCATTACCCTGCCCCAAAGTGTTGTGGTGAACAACGGAAACGGGGCCGGCCCACGGGTTGCCATTACCAGCCATACCACAGGCCAACAAGTTCGTGGAGTCATCCAAGTGGATGCTACCGCACAAGAGCCAACACCCATCCAATCGGTCAGCCTCTTATTAAATGGTGTCCAGGTTTCGACGGATGCTTCGGATCCTTACAACTTTTTCTTGGATACACGGACATTGCCCATAGGTATGCACGTGCTACAGCCTAAATCCGTTGGCACCAATGGGAGCATTCGTTACGGCACAACCGTCACCGTTAATGTTACTGGCGGTTGAGTAAATATTGGCTCAAAAGGCATGAAGAAAGCTCCGGAGTTTTTCCGGAGCTTTTTCTTTTCCATTGCTTCTTTGACAAGAGTTCGTCTATCACGCATGGGATTCCCAAAGAGAATGCCTATATTGGCAGTTCTGTATAAAATTATTCACCAAACCATATCACCAAACATTATGGCAGATACCAGCGATTTTCGGAATGGCCTGACCCTTGTTTGGAACGGTGATCTTTGGACAATTATTGAATTCATGCACGTTAAGCCTGGCAAAGGTGGTGCATTTGTTCGTTCAAAGCTCAGAAATGTTCGTTCCGGCAAAGTGGTTGACAATACCTTCCGGGCAGGCGAACGGGTTGAGACCGCCCGCGTTGAACGGCACCAATACCAATTTTTGTACGAAGATGAGATGGGGCTCCATCTTATGCACACCGAGACCTATGATCAGATTCAAGCGCCACTCGCGAAGGTCATATCGGGCAAGGGCTTCTTCAAAGTAGATGGCCAAGTGGATGTTTTGATCCATGCTGAAACCGGTGAAATCCTGACCGTAGAAGTTCCCAAAACCATTGAAGTACGGGTAGAACAAACCGATCCAGGACTCAAGGGTGATACGGCTACTGGTGCAACTAAGCCTGCAGTTATCGAGACGGGGGCCACTGTCATGGTTCCGTTGTTTATCAACGAAGGGGACCTGATTCGTGTGGATACCACAAGCACCTCCGGTACCTATCTGGCACGGGTTAACAAATAAGAACCGATCTTGGGGTGTCCGAATGGGGTCATGGACCCGTTTCTGCACCCCTTTTCTTTTTTATCGGTTTTAGCCGCTTTTTAAATGCGTTTTCATCGTATCTTAGCGCATTCGACACCCTCCTTCTTTCACGCTCACCCACAAATATCATGGATCTCAAACATTTACGCGAATTGCTCCAAATGGTTGGAGAAAGTGGCGTAGCCGAAGTTGAAATCGAAGAAAAAGACTTTAAGTTGGTCATTCGCAAAAACGCCCCAACTATCAGTGTACAACATGCGGCCCCTATGCCTACCATGTACCCACCGATGATGCCTTATGCTCCTCCCTTACCTGCTCCCCTACCTGTACAGGCGGCAACGCCTCCTGCTCCGGCGCCCCAGCCGACTCCCAAAACCGAGGCCCCTATGGCCTCAGCGAGCCCTTCGGGACATGTGGTAAAAGCACCCATTGTTGGCACTTTTTACAGTGCTTCTTCTCCGGAAACGCCCCCATACGTCAAAGTGGGCGACTCGGTCAGCGAAGGCCAGACGCTTTGTATTATCGAAGCCATGAAACTAATGAATGAAATTGAAGCAGAGGTTTCCGGAACGGTTCTCCAGATTCTGGTTGAAAATGGGAAACCAGTCGAGTACGACCAGGCATTGTTTGTTATCGGTTAATCAATTTCTATTCTTATACCTGCATTTATGGCGATCAAAAAAGTACTTATTGCAAACAGAGGCGAGATTGCCCTTAGGGTTATCCGAACCTGCGCCGAGATGGGCATCAAGACAGTTGCCGTATTTTCTACGGCAGACCGAGATTCGCTTCCAGTTCGCTTTGCCGATGAAGCGGTGTGTATTGGCCCACCAGCCTCCAAAGAAAGTTATCTGCGCATAGACCGGATTATTTCGGCAGCCGAAGTGACGGGGGCGGATGCCATTCATCCGGGCTATGGGTTCCTTTCGGAAAACAGTGAGTTCAGTGCCATTTGCCAGGATCATGGCCTTAAGTTCATCGGGCCTTCTCCGGAATCTATTGACCTGATGGGCAACAAAAGCAAGGCCAAGGAGACCATGATAAAAGCGGGTGTTCCGGTTGTTCCTGGCTCCGACGGTGTGGTGACTTCCGAAGCGCAAGCCCTGTCTTTGGCCAATGAAATGGGCTATCCCATTATGATTAAAGCCAGTGCCGGAGGAGGTGGTCGCGGGATGCGCCCCGTCTTTGCATCATCAGAGCTATTGAAAGCGTTCAATACGGCACGTCAAGAGGCCGAAGGGGCCTTCGGAAACGGCGATGTATATATGGAGAAATTAGTTCTCAACCCACGCCATGTGGAAGTTCAAATCTTGGGTGATGGCAAAGGAAATGTTGTTCACCTCGGCGAACGTGACTGTTCAATACAACGCCGTCATCAAAAATTGGTCGAGGAAACACCTTCCCCCGCTGTTGACGACGACTTGCGCCAACGTATGGGCGAAGCCGCTTGTAAAGCCGCACGAACCCTGAATTATGAAGGGGCAGGAACGGTAGAGTTTCTTTTAGACGCCTCTGGGGCCTTTTATTTCATGGAGATGAATACTCGGATTCAGGTAGAACACACTGTAACAGAAGAAGTGACCGATATTGACCTGATCGAAATGCAGCTCAGAGTGGCCAATGGCGAATCTATTGATCCGAATTGGCAAATACCGATCTCGGGGCATTCCATCCAATGCCGAATCAATGCAGAGGATCCCTACCGTGATTTCCGGCCTTCTCCAGGCAAAATTACGGCATTCCATACCCCAAAAGGACATGGCGTGCGGGTAGATACACATGCTTCGGCGGGATATGTAATCCCCCCCTATTATGATTCGATGATTGCCAAACTCATTGTCAAGGCACGGACCCGTGAACTGGCCATTGCCAAAATGCGGCGCGCATTAAATGAATTTGTGGTAGAAGGCGTAAAAACCACCATTCCATTTCATCGCCAGTTGATGGAAGACCCCGGATTTATCTCTGGGCAATTCGACACGGGTTTCATGAGTGGTTTTAGCCTGAAATAATACCAACTGGCTTTTGAAAAAATCACCGGTATCATAGATTCGGTGATTTTTTCTTTTCGGAAATTAGGTTAACCTATGAGGTGGCTATATTTAGACCAAGGTTCACCAAGGCGCAAGGTTTTTTTTGAACACAGACTTCGGGAAGGGCACAACATGCCAAAAAGGTTGGGTCAGGTGGCGAAATTAGCATCAAAAATACATGCATCAAAAAATTGTTATTCTGGATTTTGGCTCACAGTTCACACAACTGATTGCACGACGCATCCGTGAATTGGGGGTTTATTGCGAGATTCACCCCTGTACAAAGCCTGTACACGAAGTAGAAGCCCTGCAAGCATCCGGTCTTGTGCTATCGGGCGGTCCCAATTCAATTTATGATGCCGGAGCCCCGCAGTTGGACCCCGCATTCTTGGACTTATACCGCTCGGATGGTAGCCTAATGCCCATACTTGGAATTTGCTATGGACTTCAAGCCATTGCCCATCTTCAGGGCGGGATCGTAGAACGGGCCTCTAAACGAGAGTTTGGCAGGGCACACCTGAATGCCGTTTATGGCGAACGCCTCTTTGCTGATATGCCCGAAAACGCCACTGTTTGGATGAGCCATGGTGATCATCTGACGGCACTGCCTGATGGATTTCGGGGCATCGCACACACCGAAAATGCACCGATTGCCGCAGTACGGTCGGATACAAAACCTATCTGGGGCGTTCAATTTCATCCTGAAGTGGCCCATACACCCGAAGGTAAAACCCTTTTCCGGAATTTTGTACTGGATATTTGTGGTTGTCTAGGGGATTGGACGGCGTCTTCGTTTGTTGAGGAGAAGATTGCCGAAATTCGGAAACAAGTAGGCGACCAACACGTGATTTTGGGCTTATCCGGTGGCGTAGATTCATCGGTGGCGGCGGTCCTACTGCATCAAGCATTAGGAGACCAGCTTACTTGTATTTTCATCAATAACGGTCTCCTGCGTAAAGGGGAGTTTTCGCAGGTTCAAGAAACTTTCCGCGATCATTTCCACATTCGGCTGAAAGCCGTTGATGCTTCCAATCGGTTTCTGAACGAGTTGGCAGGAGTTACAGACCCCGAAGCCAAACGCAAAATCATCGGACGGGTTTTCATCGAGGCTTTTGAGCAGGTGACCCATGAAATCTCGGATGAATTGGGGTTAAAGCCTGCATTCTTGGCACAAGGAACCCTGTATCCAGATGTCATAGAGAGTGTCTCGTTCAAAGGCCCCTCTGTCACCATTAAGTCTCACCACAATGTTGGAGGACTTCCTAAAAACCTTCCGTTTCAACTCATAGAACCTTTTCGCGAACTCTTTAAAGATGAAGTCCGCGCAGTTGGCCGTTTTATGAATGTTCCTGAAACCATTGTGGATCGTCACCCCTTCCCTGGTCCGGGACTGGCGATCCGCATTATTGGTGAAATCACACCCGAACGTTTGGCGTTGTTAAAAGAAGCCGATGCCATATTTATCGAAGAACTCAAGCAGAAAAAATACTATCTTGAAACTTGGCAGGCGTTTGTGGTGTTACTTCCCGTACAATCTGTGGGGGTAATGGGAGATGAGCGGACGTATGAAAACGTTTGTGCCTTACGCGCCGTCACAAGTGTGGATGGAATGACCGCAGACTGGGCC from Bacteroidetes Order II. bacterium encodes the following:
- a CDS encoding vanadium-dependent haloperoxidase; its protein translation is MKKINIHTHWWPLLFFALLLSGCDKSLTEPSDAHASIAAHEHGGEVAREWFKLLCRVVKTTDGYYPPMAARAFGYMGVALYQTVQPGMAESASLAGQLNQLSADKLPKTDPTKSYNWGIAANAAMAQTMRNFFVNLRPKDRNSLDSLESYMNKVLTTNEKTETAALSVQYGKEMANAIFEWSKSDGGHEGYLRPHDGLVPSSAASAWQETGSGQGVGPKWGNNRLMIATNSSAQIPAPHPFSTDPNSTFYKEALEVYTQSQINTEDQKEIARFWADDPFLTCTPTGHTFSILTQLLDEDRASLARSALAYAKMGIAENDAFIRCWWVKYEYFLIRPVTYIKRYIDPNWNTLIETPPFPAYVSGHSSEIGAASKVFTSIFGANRSFSDRTQVYFGFSRTIRFFNNFEQVAQESAFSRLYGGLHYRMDIERGLDLGYQIGDQVNRLNFGRPIL
- the ybeY gene encoding rRNA maturation RNase YbeY; translated protein: MTPYEAPLAIENEHASLQLDLEKIKTLVYLVLDGEGFTLTYLGIVLSDHEAIHAMNREYLGHDYETDVLSFPLQSGHHIRTHRQVEGEIYVDLDTALEVAPEYHTVFEQEALRYIVHGLLHLMGYDDATEEARKLMSMREDQYLKLL
- the efp gene encoding elongation factor P, with the protein product MADTSDFRNGLTLVWNGDLWTIIEFMHVKPGKGGAFVRSKLRNVRSGKVVDNTFRAGERVETARVERHQYQFLYEDEMGLHLMHTETYDQIQAPLAKVISGKGFFKVDGQVDVLIHAETGEILTVEVPKTIEVRVEQTDPGLKGDTATGATKPAVIETGATVMVPLFINEGDLIRVDTTSTSGTYLARVNK
- a CDS encoding acetyl-CoA carboxylase biotin carboxyl carrier protein; translated protein: MDLKHLRELLQMVGESGVAEVEIEEKDFKLVIRKNAPTISVQHAAPMPTMYPPMMPYAPPLPAPLPVQAATPPAPAPQPTPKTEAPMASASPSGHVVKAPIVGTFYSASSPETPPYVKVGDSVSEGQTLCIIEAMKLMNEIEAEVSGTVLQILVENGKPVEYDQALFVIG
- the accC gene encoding acetyl-CoA carboxylase biotin carboxylase subunit, producing the protein MAIKKVLIANRGEIALRVIRTCAEMGIKTVAVFSTADRDSLPVRFADEAVCIGPPASKESYLRIDRIISAAEVTGADAIHPGYGFLSENSEFSAICQDHGLKFIGPSPESIDLMGNKSKAKETMIKAGVPVVPGSDGVVTSEAQALSLANEMGYPIMIKASAGGGGRGMRPVFASSELLKAFNTARQEAEGAFGNGDVYMEKLVLNPRHVEVQILGDGKGNVVHLGERDCSIQRRHQKLVEETPSPAVDDDLRQRMGEAACKAARTLNYEGAGTVEFLLDASGAFYFMEMNTRIQVEHTVTEEVTDIDLIEMQLRVANGESIDPNWQIPISGHSIQCRINAEDPYRDFRPSPGKITAFHTPKGHGVRVDTHASAGYVIPPYYDSMIAKLIVKARTRELAIAKMRRALNEFVVEGVKTTIPFHRQLMEDPGFISGQFDTGFMSGFSLK
- the guaA gene encoding glutamine-hydrolyzing GMP synthase, with the translated sequence MHQKIVILDFGSQFTQLIARRIRELGVYCEIHPCTKPVHEVEALQASGLVLSGGPNSIYDAGAPQLDPAFLDLYRSDGSLMPILGICYGLQAIAHLQGGIVERASKREFGRAHLNAVYGERLFADMPENATVWMSHGDHLTALPDGFRGIAHTENAPIAAVRSDTKPIWGVQFHPEVAHTPEGKTLFRNFVLDICGCLGDWTASSFVEEKIAEIRKQVGDQHVILGLSGGVDSSVAAVLLHQALGDQLTCIFINNGLLRKGEFSQVQETFRDHFHIRLKAVDASNRFLNELAGVTDPEAKRKIIGRVFIEAFEQVTHEISDELGLKPAFLAQGTLYPDVIESVSFKGPSVTIKSHHNVGGLPKNLPFQLIEPFRELFKDEVRAVGRFMNVPETIVDRHPFPGPGLAIRIIGEITPERLALLKEADAIFIEELKQKKYYLETWQAFVVLLPVQSVGVMGDERTYENVCALRAVTSVDGMTADWAHLPHDFLAHVSNRIINEVRGINRVVYDISSKPPATIEWE